The following are encoded together in the Ictalurus punctatus breed USDA103 chromosome 1, Coco_2.0, whole genome shotgun sequence genome:
- the LOC108270799 gene encoding T-cell differentiation antigen CD6 isoform X4: MEVLLMAVLLNAFCLHQGLQGAAISYNENGTYTNRSDELVKKQPRQFVQLTGGNDRCAGRVELFGTGGWGTVCDDGWNLKGGDVVCEQLGCGTALWVTEAGDIGPGSGPIYIRQLNCNGTERNLWQCETILDEGKNYCGHKEDAVVVCSGSSYRPAITMNTFMPDFTNWTTETVIEVAAEDNHDGISTPVLGCIGLSVTLFLLLALNAAQCAHRKRRNGGTETIRPSQASRRDNSDTSSESDFERYYNPDPPPTTVNNNEHTVNQFYPEHCIQMTPLHNTSEPAKIDSADSFDSDSTCSGECYENTANAEACLQTLEGDPLLPEQPPLSHPKPQMAGNSSISHPYSTEQAVNQFYPEHCIQMTPLHNTSEPTKTDSADSFDSDSTYSGECYENTGVNTEACLQTLEGDPLLPEQPPLSHPKPQLAGNSSVSQPYSTEQDDSSTSSEEAYENVAELEGIYFARSEQSVHSSSDSDYDEVGNW; encoded by the exons ATGGAAGTTCTGCTGATGGCGGTCCTTCTCAATGCTTTCTGCTTACATCAAG gACTCCAGGGTGCAGCGATTTCTTATAATGAAAATGGGACCTACACTAACAGAAGTGACGAGCTTGTGAAGAAACAGC CGAGGCAGTTTGTGCAGTTGACTGGAGGCAATGACCGCTGTGCAGGTCGGGTGGAGCTGTTTGGCACTGGAGGCTGGGgcacagtgtgtgatgatggatGGAACTTAAAAGGAGGAGATGTGGTGTGTGAACAGCTGGGCTGTGGCACTGCTTTATGGGTAACGGAGGCTGGTGATATTGGCCCCGGCTCTGGTCCTATTTACATCAGACAACTAAATTGCAATGGGACAGAGAGAAACCTCTGGCAGTGTGAGACTATACTAGATGAAGGCAAAAACTACTGCGGCCACAAGGAGGATGCTGTAGTGGTGTGCTCAG GAAGTTCCTACAGACCGGCTATcacaatgaatacattcatgCCAGATTTCACAAACTGGACAACAG aaacTGTAATAGAGGTAGCTGCTGAGGACAACCATGATGGGATTTCAACACCAGTCCTGGGTTGCATTggtctctctgtcactctgttCTTACTGCTGGCTTTAAATGCTGCTCAATGTGCACACCGCAAAAGACGAAATG GAGGAACTGAAACCATAAGACCATCACAAGCCTCACGGCGAGACAATTCTGACACTTCAAGTGAATCTGATTTTGAACGTTACTACAACCCTGACCCTCCACCTACTACTGTGAATAACAATGAGCACA CTGTTAACCAGTTTTATCCTGAGCACTGCATACAGATGACACCTTTGCACAATACCAGTGAACCAGCTAAAATTGACT CAGCGGACTCGTTTGATTCGGACAGCACATGCTCTGGAGAATGCTACGAAAACACAGCAAATGCTGAAGCTTGTCTCCAGACAC TGGAGGGAGACCCATTACTTCCTGAGCAGCCCCCCCTGAGTCACCCCAAACCTCAGATGGCAGGAAACAGCAGTATTTCCCACCCATACTCCACTGAACAAG CTGTTAACCAGTTTTATCCAGAGCACTGCATACAGATGACACCTTTGCACAATACCAGTGAACCAACTAAAACTGACT CAGCAGACTCGTTTGATTCGGACAGCACATACTCTGGAGAATGCTACGAAAACACAGGAGTGAATACTGAAGCTTGTCTCCAGACAT TGGAGGGAGACCCTTTACTTCCTGAGCAGCCCCCCCTGAGTCACCCCAAACCTCAGCTGGCAGgaaacagcagtgtttcccagcCATACTCCACTGAACAAG ATGACAGCAGCACATCATCTGAGGAAGCTTATGAAAATGTTGCAGAACTAGAGGGGATTTACTTTGCTAGAAGTGAACAATCAGTCCACTCCTCTTCAGACAGTGACTATGATGAAGTCGGTAATTGGTGA
- the LOC108270799 gene encoding T-cell differentiation antigen CD6 isoform X1 gives MEVLLMAVLLNAFCLHQGLQGAAISYNENGTYTNRSDELVKKQPRQFVQLTGGNDRCAGRVELFGTGGWGTVCDDGWNLKGGDVVCEQLGCGTALWVTEAGDIGPGSGPIYIRQLNCNGTERNLWQCETILDEGKNYCGHKEDAVVVCSGSSYRPAITMNTFMPDFTNWTTETVIEVAAEDNHDGISTPVLGCIGLSVTLFLLLALNAAQCAHRKRRNGGTETIRPSQASRRDNSDTSSESDFERYYNPDPPPTTVNNNEHTHALDSESTSSGECYEITETETENLLNPAVNQFYPEHCIQMTPLHNTSEPAKIDSADSFDSDSTCSGECYENTANAEACLQTLEGDPLLPEQPPLSHPKPQMAGNSSISHPYSTEQAVNQFYPEHCIQMTPLHNTSEPTKTDSADSFDSDSTYSGECYENTGVNTEACLQTLEGDPLLPEQPPLSHPKPQLAGNSSVSQPYSTEQDDSSTSSEEAYENVAELEGIYFARSEQSVHSSSDSDYDEVGNW, from the exons ATGGAAGTTCTGCTGATGGCGGTCCTTCTCAATGCTTTCTGCTTACATCAAG gACTCCAGGGTGCAGCGATTTCTTATAATGAAAATGGGACCTACACTAACAGAAGTGACGAGCTTGTGAAGAAACAGC CGAGGCAGTTTGTGCAGTTGACTGGAGGCAATGACCGCTGTGCAGGTCGGGTGGAGCTGTTTGGCACTGGAGGCTGGGgcacagtgtgtgatgatggatGGAACTTAAAAGGAGGAGATGTGGTGTGTGAACAGCTGGGCTGTGGCACTGCTTTATGGGTAACGGAGGCTGGTGATATTGGCCCCGGCTCTGGTCCTATTTACATCAGACAACTAAATTGCAATGGGACAGAGAGAAACCTCTGGCAGTGTGAGACTATACTAGATGAAGGCAAAAACTACTGCGGCCACAAGGAGGATGCTGTAGTGGTGTGCTCAG GAAGTTCCTACAGACCGGCTATcacaatgaatacattcatgCCAGATTTCACAAACTGGACAACAG aaacTGTAATAGAGGTAGCTGCTGAGGACAACCATGATGGGATTTCAACACCAGTCCTGGGTTGCATTggtctctctgtcactctgttCTTACTGCTGGCTTTAAATGCTGCTCAATGTGCACACCGCAAAAGACGAAATG GAGGAACTGAAACCATAAGACCATCACAAGCCTCACGGCGAGACAATTCTGACACTTCAAGTGAATCTGATTTTGAACGTTACTACAACCCTGACCCTCCACCTACTACTGTGAATAACAATGAGCACA CTCATGCCCTTGATTCAGAGAGCACATCCTCAGGGGAATGTTATGAAATAACAGAAACTGAAACGGAGAACCTTTTGAATCCAG CTGTTAACCAGTTTTATCCTGAGCACTGCATACAGATGACACCTTTGCACAATACCAGTGAACCAGCTAAAATTGACT CAGCGGACTCGTTTGATTCGGACAGCACATGCTCTGGAGAATGCTACGAAAACACAGCAAATGCTGAAGCTTGTCTCCAGACAC TGGAGGGAGACCCATTACTTCCTGAGCAGCCCCCCCTGAGTCACCCCAAACCTCAGATGGCAGGAAACAGCAGTATTTCCCACCCATACTCCACTGAACAAG CTGTTAACCAGTTTTATCCAGAGCACTGCATACAGATGACACCTTTGCACAATACCAGTGAACCAACTAAAACTGACT CAGCAGACTCGTTTGATTCGGACAGCACATACTCTGGAGAATGCTACGAAAACACAGGAGTGAATACTGAAGCTTGTCTCCAGACAT TGGAGGGAGACCCTTTACTTCCTGAGCAGCCCCCCCTGAGTCACCCCAAACCTCAGCTGGCAGgaaacagcagtgtttcccagcCATACTCCACTGAACAAG ATGACAGCAGCACATCATCTGAGGAAGCTTATGAAAATGTTGCAGAACTAGAGGGGATTTACTTTGCTAGAAGTGAACAATCAGTCCACTCCTCTTCAGACAGTGACTATGATGAAGTCGGTAATTGGTGA
- the LOC108270799 gene encoding T-cell differentiation antigen CD6 isoform X2 has protein sequence MEVLLMAVLLNAFCLHQGLQGAAISYNENGTYTNRSDELVKKQPRQFVQLTGGNDRCAGRVELFGTGGWGTVCDDGWNLKGGDVVCEQLGCGTALWVTEAGDIGPGSGPIYIRQLNCNGTERNLWQCETILDEGKNYCGHKEDAVVVCSGSSYRPAITMNTFMPDFTNWTTETVIEVAAEDNHDGISTPVLGCIGLSVTLFLLLALNAAQCAHRKRRNGGTETIRPSQASRRDNSDTSSESDFERYYNPDPPPTTVNNNEHTHALDSESTSSGECYEITETETENLLNPAVNQFYPEHCIQMTPLHNTSEPAKIDSDSFDSDSTCSGECYENTANAEACLQTLEGDPLLPEQPPLSHPKPQMAGNSSISHPYSTEQAVNQFYPEHCIQMTPLHNTSEPTKTDSADSFDSDSTYSGECYENTGVNTEACLQTLEGDPLLPEQPPLSHPKPQLAGNSSVSQPYSTEQDDSSTSSEEAYENVAELEGIYFARSEQSVHSSSDSDYDEVGNW, from the exons ATGGAAGTTCTGCTGATGGCGGTCCTTCTCAATGCTTTCTGCTTACATCAAG gACTCCAGGGTGCAGCGATTTCTTATAATGAAAATGGGACCTACACTAACAGAAGTGACGAGCTTGTGAAGAAACAGC CGAGGCAGTTTGTGCAGTTGACTGGAGGCAATGACCGCTGTGCAGGTCGGGTGGAGCTGTTTGGCACTGGAGGCTGGGgcacagtgtgtgatgatggatGGAACTTAAAAGGAGGAGATGTGGTGTGTGAACAGCTGGGCTGTGGCACTGCTTTATGGGTAACGGAGGCTGGTGATATTGGCCCCGGCTCTGGTCCTATTTACATCAGACAACTAAATTGCAATGGGACAGAGAGAAACCTCTGGCAGTGTGAGACTATACTAGATGAAGGCAAAAACTACTGCGGCCACAAGGAGGATGCTGTAGTGGTGTGCTCAG GAAGTTCCTACAGACCGGCTATcacaatgaatacattcatgCCAGATTTCACAAACTGGACAACAG aaacTGTAATAGAGGTAGCTGCTGAGGACAACCATGATGGGATTTCAACACCAGTCCTGGGTTGCATTggtctctctgtcactctgttCTTACTGCTGGCTTTAAATGCTGCTCAATGTGCACACCGCAAAAGACGAAATG GAGGAACTGAAACCATAAGACCATCACAAGCCTCACGGCGAGACAATTCTGACACTTCAAGTGAATCTGATTTTGAACGTTACTACAACCCTGACCCTCCACCTACTACTGTGAATAACAATGAGCACA CTCATGCCCTTGATTCAGAGAGCACATCCTCAGGGGAATGTTATGAAATAACAGAAACTGAAACGGAGAACCTTTTGAATCCAG CTGTTAACCAGTTTTATCCTGAGCACTGCATACAGATGACACCTTTGCACAATACCAGTGAACCAGCTAAAATTGACT CGGACTCGTTTGATTCGGACAGCACATGCTCTGGAGAATGCTACGAAAACACAGCAAATGCTGAAGCTTGTCTCCAGACAC TGGAGGGAGACCCATTACTTCCTGAGCAGCCCCCCCTGAGTCACCCCAAACCTCAGATGGCAGGAAACAGCAGTATTTCCCACCCATACTCCACTGAACAAG CTGTTAACCAGTTTTATCCAGAGCACTGCATACAGATGACACCTTTGCACAATACCAGTGAACCAACTAAAACTGACT CAGCAGACTCGTTTGATTCGGACAGCACATACTCTGGAGAATGCTACGAAAACACAGGAGTGAATACTGAAGCTTGTCTCCAGACAT TGGAGGGAGACCCTTTACTTCCTGAGCAGCCCCCCCTGAGTCACCCCAAACCTCAGCTGGCAGgaaacagcagtgtttcccagcCATACTCCACTGAACAAG ATGACAGCAGCACATCATCTGAGGAAGCTTATGAAAATGTTGCAGAACTAGAGGGGATTTACTTTGCTAGAAGTGAACAATCAGTCCACTCCTCTTCAGACAGTGACTATGATGAAGTCGGTAATTGGTGA
- the LOC108270799 gene encoding T-cell differentiation antigen CD6 isoform X3, with amino-acid sequence MEVLLMAVLLNAFCLHQGLQGAAISYNENGTYTNRSDELVKKQPRQFVQLTGGNDRCAGRVELFGTGGWGTVCDDGWNLKGGDVVCEQLGCGTALWVTEAGDIGPGSGPIYIRQLNCNGTERNLWQCETILDEGKNYCGHKEDAVVVCSGSSYRPAITMNTFMPDFTNWTTETVIEVAAEDNHDGISTPVLGCIGLSVTLFLLLALNAAQCAHRKRRNGGTETIRPSQASRRDNSDTSSESDFERYYNPDPPPTTVNNNEHTHALDSESTSSGECYEITETETENLLNPAVNQFYPEHCIQMTPLHNTSEPAKIDSADSFDSDSTCSGECYENTANAEACLQTLEGDPLLPEQPPLSHPKPQMAGNSSISHPYSTEQAVNQFYPEHCIQMTPLHNTSEPTKTDSDSFDSDSTYSGECYENTGVNTEACLQTLEGDPLLPEQPPLSHPKPQLAGNSSVSQPYSTEQDDSSTSSEEAYENVAELEGIYFARSEQSVHSSSDSDYDEVGNW; translated from the exons ATGGAAGTTCTGCTGATGGCGGTCCTTCTCAATGCTTTCTGCTTACATCAAG gACTCCAGGGTGCAGCGATTTCTTATAATGAAAATGGGACCTACACTAACAGAAGTGACGAGCTTGTGAAGAAACAGC CGAGGCAGTTTGTGCAGTTGACTGGAGGCAATGACCGCTGTGCAGGTCGGGTGGAGCTGTTTGGCACTGGAGGCTGGGgcacagtgtgtgatgatggatGGAACTTAAAAGGAGGAGATGTGGTGTGTGAACAGCTGGGCTGTGGCACTGCTTTATGGGTAACGGAGGCTGGTGATATTGGCCCCGGCTCTGGTCCTATTTACATCAGACAACTAAATTGCAATGGGACAGAGAGAAACCTCTGGCAGTGTGAGACTATACTAGATGAAGGCAAAAACTACTGCGGCCACAAGGAGGATGCTGTAGTGGTGTGCTCAG GAAGTTCCTACAGACCGGCTATcacaatgaatacattcatgCCAGATTTCACAAACTGGACAACAG aaacTGTAATAGAGGTAGCTGCTGAGGACAACCATGATGGGATTTCAACACCAGTCCTGGGTTGCATTggtctctctgtcactctgttCTTACTGCTGGCTTTAAATGCTGCTCAATGTGCACACCGCAAAAGACGAAATG GAGGAACTGAAACCATAAGACCATCACAAGCCTCACGGCGAGACAATTCTGACACTTCAAGTGAATCTGATTTTGAACGTTACTACAACCCTGACCCTCCACCTACTACTGTGAATAACAATGAGCACA CTCATGCCCTTGATTCAGAGAGCACATCCTCAGGGGAATGTTATGAAATAACAGAAACTGAAACGGAGAACCTTTTGAATCCAG CTGTTAACCAGTTTTATCCTGAGCACTGCATACAGATGACACCTTTGCACAATACCAGTGAACCAGCTAAAATTGACT CAGCGGACTCGTTTGATTCGGACAGCACATGCTCTGGAGAATGCTACGAAAACACAGCAAATGCTGAAGCTTGTCTCCAGACAC TGGAGGGAGACCCATTACTTCCTGAGCAGCCCCCCCTGAGTCACCCCAAACCTCAGATGGCAGGAAACAGCAGTATTTCCCACCCATACTCCACTGAACAAG CTGTTAACCAGTTTTATCCAGAGCACTGCATACAGATGACACCTTTGCACAATACCAGTGAACCAACTAAAACTGACT CAGACTCGTTTGATTCGGACAGCACATACTCTGGAGAATGCTACGAAAACACAGGAGTGAATACTGAAGCTTGTCTCCAGACAT TGGAGGGAGACCCTTTACTTCCTGAGCAGCCCCCCCTGAGTCACCCCAAACCTCAGCTGGCAGgaaacagcagtgtttcccagcCATACTCCACTGAACAAG ATGACAGCAGCACATCATCTGAGGAAGCTTATGAAAATGTTGCAGAACTAGAGGGGATTTACTTTGCTAGAAGTGAACAATCAGTCCACTCCTCTTCAGACAGTGACTATGATGAAGTCGGTAATTGGTGA
- the LOC108270799 gene encoding T-cell differentiation antigen CD6 isoform X5, with protein MNSTKVTKSRQFVQLTGGNDRCAGRVELFGTGGWGTVCDDGWNLKGGDVVCEQLGCGTALWVTEAGDIGPGSGPIYIRQLNCNGTERNLWQCETILDEGKNYCGHKEDAVVVCSGSSYRPAITMNTFMPDFTNWTTETVIEVAAEDNHDGISTPVLGCIGLSVTLFLLLALNAAQCAHRKRRNGGTETIRPSQASRRDNSDTSSESDFERYYNPDPPPTTVNNNEHTHALDSESTSSGECYEITETETENLLNPAVNQFYPEHCIQMTPLHNTSEPAKIDSADSFDSDSTCSGECYENTANAEACLQTLEGDPLLPEQPPLSHPKPQMAGNSSISHPYSTEQAVNQFYPEHCIQMTPLHNTSEPTKTDSADSFDSDSTYSGECYENTGVNTEACLQTLEGDPLLPEQPPLSHPKPQLAGNSSVSQPYSTEQDDSSTSSEEAYENVAELEGIYFARSEQSVHSSSDSDYDEVGNW; from the exons ATGAATTCAACCAAAGTGACAAAAT CGAGGCAGTTTGTGCAGTTGACTGGAGGCAATGACCGCTGTGCAGGTCGGGTGGAGCTGTTTGGCACTGGAGGCTGGGgcacagtgtgtgatgatggatGGAACTTAAAAGGAGGAGATGTGGTGTGTGAACAGCTGGGCTGTGGCACTGCTTTATGGGTAACGGAGGCTGGTGATATTGGCCCCGGCTCTGGTCCTATTTACATCAGACAACTAAATTGCAATGGGACAGAGAGAAACCTCTGGCAGTGTGAGACTATACTAGATGAAGGCAAAAACTACTGCGGCCACAAGGAGGATGCTGTAGTGGTGTGCTCAG GAAGTTCCTACAGACCGGCTATcacaatgaatacattcatgCCAGATTTCACAAACTGGACAACAG aaacTGTAATAGAGGTAGCTGCTGAGGACAACCATGATGGGATTTCAACACCAGTCCTGGGTTGCATTggtctctctgtcactctgttCTTACTGCTGGCTTTAAATGCTGCTCAATGTGCACACCGCAAAAGACGAAATG GAGGAACTGAAACCATAAGACCATCACAAGCCTCACGGCGAGACAATTCTGACACTTCAAGTGAATCTGATTTTGAACGTTACTACAACCCTGACCCTCCACCTACTACTGTGAATAACAATGAGCACA CTCATGCCCTTGATTCAGAGAGCACATCCTCAGGGGAATGTTATGAAATAACAGAAACTGAAACGGAGAACCTTTTGAATCCAG CTGTTAACCAGTTTTATCCTGAGCACTGCATACAGATGACACCTTTGCACAATACCAGTGAACCAGCTAAAATTGACT CAGCGGACTCGTTTGATTCGGACAGCACATGCTCTGGAGAATGCTACGAAAACACAGCAAATGCTGAAGCTTGTCTCCAGACAC TGGAGGGAGACCCATTACTTCCTGAGCAGCCCCCCCTGAGTCACCCCAAACCTCAGATGGCAGGAAACAGCAGTATTTCCCACCCATACTCCACTGAACAAG CTGTTAACCAGTTTTATCCAGAGCACTGCATACAGATGACACCTTTGCACAATACCAGTGAACCAACTAAAACTGACT CAGCAGACTCGTTTGATTCGGACAGCACATACTCTGGAGAATGCTACGAAAACACAGGAGTGAATACTGAAGCTTGTCTCCAGACAT TGGAGGGAGACCCTTTACTTCCTGAGCAGCCCCCCCTGAGTCACCCCAAACCTCAGCTGGCAGgaaacagcagtgtttcccagcCATACTCCACTGAACAAG ATGACAGCAGCACATCATCTGAGGAAGCTTATGAAAATGTTGCAGAACTAGAGGGGATTTACTTTGCTAGAAGTGAACAATCAGTCCACTCCTCTTCAGACAGTGACTATGATGAAGTCGGTAATTGGTGA
- the cfap418 gene encoding cilia- and flagella-associated protein 418 isoform X1, producing MQDSKALFIHNSARERVAKVTSSLYEVSSALRALYTTLISRGGAHGIFLTFRAARKRKMRRLLPNRVSNPHEVEGVDNNIEAVLQEILNDDDYPASSSHRPVLSKPCAMESCSHTALKKCCPVYLGGSSTACGVGTSVTQKACDQIRCTSCDFRVVMFDDQEWDSSCDYLFFRNNMPDCNKLRVKLKRRQGARAYACQCSWHSAFMLSELRHVPKLKWICGQHTAC from the exons ATGCAGGACAGTAAAGCCTTGTTTATACACAATAGCGCGAGGGAACGCGTGGCAAAAGTGACGTCATCGCTGTATGAGGTATCGAGCGCGTTGAGagcactctacactacactcaTTTCACGCGGCGGTGCACACGGCATTTTTCTAACTTTCCGCGCGGCTAGGAAGCGGAAGATGAGGCGACTCTTGCCGAACAG AGTTTCAAATCCACATGAAGTTGAAGGAGTTGACAATAACATCGAGGCTGTGCTTCAGGAAATActaaatgatgatgattatccAGCCTCCAGTTCACAC AGACCTGTTTTATCAAAACCTTGTGCTATGGAGTCTTGTTCTCATACAGCTTTAAAGAa GTGTTGCCCTGTATATTTGGGTGGAAGCTCTACAGCATGTGGTGTGGGAACAAGTGTTACGCAGAA GGCTTGTGACCAAATAAGATGTACATCTTGTGACTTTCGTGTCGTCATGTTTGATGACCAGGAGTGGGACTCTTCCTGTGACTATCTGTTTTTCAG AAACAACATGCCGGACTGTAACAAGTTGCGAGTGAAGCTAAAGAGGAGGCAAGGCGCTCGGGCGTATGCCTGCCAGTGTAGCTGGCACTCTGCCTTTATGCTGTCTGAACTCAGACACGTTCCTAAGCTCAAGTGGATTTGTGGCCAACACACAGCTTGCTGA
- the cfap418 gene encoding cilia- and flagella-associated protein 418 isoform X2: MEDSLDALLDEVEAKFCREISLSHRPSCTLKFEQDSNRQQSNNDSVLRVSNPHEVEGVDNNIEAVLQEILNDDDYPASSSHRPVLSKPCAMESCSHTALKKCCPVYLGGSSTACGVGTSVTQKACDQIRCTSCDFRVVMFDDQEWDSSCDYLFFRNNMPDCNKLRVKLKRRQGARAYACQCSWHSAFMLSELRHVPKLKWICGQHTAC; the protein is encoded by the exons ATGGAGGACAGTTTGGACGCTTTGTTAGACGAGGTTGAAGCAAAGTTTTGTCGAGAGATTTCGCTGTCGCATCGGCCTTCGTGCACTTTAAAATTCGAGCAAGACAGCAACAGACAACAAAGCAATAACGACTCCGTGCTCAG AGTTTCAAATCCACATGAAGTTGAAGGAGTTGACAATAACATCGAGGCTGTGCTTCAGGAAATActaaatgatgatgattatccAGCCTCCAGTTCACAC AGACCTGTTTTATCAAAACCTTGTGCTATGGAGTCTTGTTCTCATACAGCTTTAAAGAa GTGTTGCCCTGTATATTTGGGTGGAAGCTCTACAGCATGTGGTGTGGGAACAAGTGTTACGCAGAA GGCTTGTGACCAAATAAGATGTACATCTTGTGACTTTCGTGTCGTCATGTTTGATGACCAGGAGTGGGACTCTTCCTGTGACTATCTGTTTTTCAG AAACAACATGCCGGACTGTAACAAGTTGCGAGTGAAGCTAAAGAGGAGGCAAGGCGCTCGGGCGTATGCCTGCCAGTGTAGCTGGCACTCTGCCTTTATGCTGTCTGAACTCAGACACGTTCCTAAGCTCAAGTGGATTTGTGGCCAACACACAGCTTGCTGA
- the cd83 gene encoding CD83 antigen — MEESIMLQEVAASLRLFPFFSLGISFFHFSGLCILDVLLHTSFSLAITAMRNNNALSFVLLLTFGAGVRSNDSRIHHETRSICGEDALLHCRATSKPGVQYRSVIWYKVSDAPSRQLTGLVMKKLTHLNSTIQRYKGVERDLKLLADSQNLILPNVTLQDAGRYRCFLSAPIGHQNQEGEIHLSVYDAPSNDNGTSQEQDTFYVILAITLLMVALLMLYVSYTCLKNTLLSHKSKFSDVTSKKIHQMKDTMIKMESKGIVCTILPQEYV, encoded by the exons ATGGAAGAAAGTATTATGTTACAGGAGGTAGCTGCGTCATTACGtctatttccttttttttcactGGGGATTTCCTTCTTTCACTTTTCTGGGTTGTGTATATTAGACGTGCTGTTACACACCTCTTTCAGTCTGGCTATCACAGCGATGAGGAATAATAATGCTCTATCCTTTGTCCTGCTCCTCACTTTTG GTGCAGGAGTCAGAAGTAATGACAGCAGAATACATCATGAGACCCGCTCTATCTGCGGCGAAGACGCACTTTTGCACTGCCGGGCCACGTCCAAGCCTGGAGTCCAATACCGGTCAGTCATATGGTACAAG GTCAGTGATGCTCCCTCTCGCCAGTTAACTGGTCTAGTGATGAAGAAACTCACACATCTTAACAGCACTATTCAAAGATATAAAGGTGTGGAGCGGGATTTGAAACTGTTAGCGGATTCACAGAACCTCATTTTGCCTAATGTGACGCTGCAAGATGCTGGGAGATACCGCTGCTTTCTGTCTGCTCCAATTGGTCATCAGAATCAGGAGGGAGAGATTCATCTCAGTGTTTATG ATGCTCCCAGTAATGATAATGGAACATCACAGGAACAGGATACATTTTATGTAATACTGGCCATCACTTTACTCATGGTGGCATTGCTGATGCTGTATGTAAGTTAT acatGTCTAAAGAATACACTATTAAGCCACAAAAGCAAGTTCTCAGATGTAACATCGAAGAAAATTCATCAAATGAAGGACACTATGATTAAAATGGAATCAAAAGGAATTGTATGTACAATTTTGCCCCAGGAATACGTGTGA